A genomic stretch from Aerosakkonema funiforme FACHB-1375 includes:
- a CDS encoding PAS domain S-box protein, whose translation MLSIDGVENLLQVSFFLAVGLTIVLLASNLKENKKKIERLSQQLAEENAEQLRMALSAAQMGMWDWNIATGKIKWSPEHEQLFGLTPGTFDGRYETFDRFIHPDDRESLDRSLKQALQTHNIYQHEYRIIWPDGSIHWIEARGHSICDAAGQPLRMTGTVINIDDRKRGEAERKQAEVLLHQQWEQQRTIVEISQRIRKSLNLAEILQTTVDEVRQLLQTSRVIIFQFAPNWSGTVVVESVGSEWTAILSTQIYDPCLGEKYVEPFLQGLVTAKSDIYTPEIDPCYVELLANFQVKANLVVPILNGKELWGLLISHHCGEPRQWQPSEIELMQQVVTQVAIAIQQAELVEKLQIELQQRRQTEAALRDSEQKFRQLAENIEDVFFLYTADYSQLLYINSAYENIWQRTCESVYQNPFSFLDSIHPMDRDRLIPAMDRLLNGEANLEEEYRIIRPDGSIRWIYDRGFFVYNEAGEPYRIAGLSSDITERKLAEIALHELNAELEQRIAERTAELTQTNSLLQQELYQRQRIEQALRQSEAQFQNLVANVPGAIYRLVQSPDNSVWFEYISPAIKEMYEVEVEQILENASFVVNPIHPEDIAEHQTAISRSRENLEPFDHEWRITTPSGKLKWLHGRSIPERRDNGETVWYGIVQDISERKKIEERLQQTLQQLSFHIENTPLATIIWDSQFRVHQWSKQAEAIFGWTAEEVFGKMMYDWQFIFEGDREIVNLKAQELLSGKSVVCINRNYRKDGKVIDIEWYSSTLLDELGNLVSILSIAQDVTERNRLERALQVSEAKLSDIFNSVNAGIISYKLFADRDFEYEYCSKGCEIVFGYTQAELMANKPLWMSRVHPEDRNIITAALDRIFSQGSGTCDYRFYHKDESLRWLSANYTARYDASADVWMTIGVSIDISDRKRTEQALKQSEEKYRRIVDTANEGIWVIDDRGNTTFVNPGMAQMLGYSVPEMIGQSMFAFMDREGQAIAAHYLEARRQGISEQHDFKFRCKDGSDLWCIIGTNPIFDETGQFIGALGMITDITDRKLTQELLQHRESTLRSFFNSAAIPMGIVELHNGDILHISDNWAAAQFFGKTLEGMQNQFASSLGVPPATIERWMAYYQEAARTQVPVRFEYLHTTAEGQRWLSGSVCSIAVSPTGYPRFSYIFEDITHRKQAEQMLELQAVITRNMAEGICLVRADNGIIVYANPKFEQMFGYDSGELNGQHVSIVNYGNESVSAEDVNQAIRSVVLQNDEFSYEVQNVKKDGTLFWCSATCSVFRHSDYGDVLVAVHQDITVAKRLEEVRKQAEEALRQQANYEHLVGQIVNQIRRSLDLDEILAVTVTEVRQLLNADRVLIFQLHEDGAGSVVEESVLLEYPVTEKMWWLDECLPSDCYDFYCQGKPRIVSDVATDEWGSCLVEFMQEVSVKSKVVAPIVQTVEGSDRSRVWGLLIAHACSSYRQWQTIEADLLHRVTDQLAIAIQQSELYRKLQIELHERKQTEATLREAERRWRFLLDNVQLVVVGLDLAGAVNYVNPFFLKLTGYTESEALGKNWFETFVLPSERQHLHTIFSEMLTSKPHPYYQNFILTKSGEHRFIAWNNTLLRDSAGHIIGTVSIGEDITERQKIEQMKNEFISIVSHELRTPLTAIRASLGLLQTGIYEKKPDKLKRMIEIAAIDSERLVRLVNDILDLERLDSARAVLEKTTCKASDLIRQAVEAVQAIADRQQIAFDIHPTDIEVWAASDAIVQTLINLLSNAVKFSPVGSTITVSVEPQIDRALFQVRDRGRGIPADKLEAIFGRFQQVDASDSRDKGGTGLGLAICRSIIERHGGRIWAESSLGAGSTFFFTLSLQQEA comes from the coding sequence ATGCTTTCGATCGATGGAGTGGAGAATTTATTGCAGGTAAGCTTTTTCCTCGCCGTTGGCTTGACAATCGTTTTGCTCGCCAGCAATCTTAAGGAGAACAAAAAAAAGATAGAGCGACTTAGCCAGCAATTAGCCGAGGAAAATGCCGAGCAATTGCGGATGGCTCTGTCTGCGGCTCAGATGGGGATGTGGGATTGGAATATTGCGACGGGAAAAATCAAATGGTCGCCAGAACACGAACAGTTATTTGGCTTAACTCCCGGTACATTTGATGGCAGATACGAAACCTTCGATCGCTTTATTCATCCAGACGATCGCGAAAGCTTGGATCGATCGCTAAAACAAGCTCTCCAAACACATAATATCTATCAGCACGAGTATCGCATTATTTGGCCGGATGGCAGCATTCATTGGATCGAAGCGCGGGGACACAGTATTTGCGATGCCGCAGGTCAACCTTTACGAATGACTGGGACAGTCATAAATATTGACGATCGCAAACGCGGCGAAGCCGAACGCAAGCAAGCAGAAGTCTTGCTGCACCAGCAATGGGAGCAACAGCGGACGATCGTGGAAATTAGCCAGCGCATCCGAAAATCTCTCAATTTAGCAGAAATCCTCCAAACAACGGTGGACGAAGTGCGGCAATTGCTGCAAACGAGTCGCGTAATTATTTTTCAATTTGCCCCAAACTGGAGCGGAACTGTAGTAGTAGAATCAGTTGGCTCGGAATGGACAGCGATTTTATCTACTCAAATCTACGACCCGTGTTTAGGTGAAAAATATGTTGAACCTTTCCTACAAGGTTTAGTTACTGCCAAGTCAGATATCTACACGCCAGAAATCGACCCTTGTTATGTGGAATTGCTGGCAAATTTCCAAGTCAAAGCCAATTTAGTTGTTCCCATCCTGAATGGCAAGGAACTATGGGGATTGCTGATTTCGCATCACTGCGGAGAACCTCGCCAATGGCAACCCTCTGAAATTGAACTCATGCAACAGGTGGTAACTCAAGTCGCCATTGCTATTCAGCAAGCCGAACTGGTAGAAAAATTACAAATAGAATTGCAACAACGCCGACAAACTGAAGCCGCCTTGCGCGATAGCGAACAAAAATTCCGCCAATTAGCAGAAAATATTGAAGATGTTTTCTTTCTCTATACCGCAGATTACAGCCAACTTCTTTACATCAATTCCGCTTATGAAAATATCTGGCAGCGTACCTGCGAAAGCGTCTATCAAAATCCATTTTCATTTCTAGATAGCATTCATCCTATGGATCGCGATCGCCTCATCCCGGCGATGGATCGTTTGCTGAATGGGGAGGCAAATTTAGAGGAGGAGTACCGCATTATTCGTCCCGATGGTTCCATTCGTTGGATTTACGACCGGGGATTTTTTGTTTATAACGAAGCGGGAGAACCATACCGGATTGCTGGGCTTTCTAGCGATATCACCGAGCGCAAATTAGCAGAGATTGCACTGCACGAATTAAATGCCGAACTCGAACAACGAATAGCAGAACGAACGGCAGAACTTACTCAAACAAATTCCCTCCTGCAACAGGAACTTTACCAGCGCCAGAGAATTGAACAAGCTTTGCGGCAAAGTGAAGCTCAGTTTCAAAACTTAGTTGCCAACGTACCGGGAGCCATTTACAGACTCGTGCAATCGCCAGATAATTCGGTTTGGTTTGAGTATATCAGTCCTGCGATTAAAGAAATGTATGAAGTTGAGGTAGAACAAATATTAGAGAATGCTTCTTTTGTTGTCAACCCAATTCATCCAGAGGATATCGCAGAACATCAAACAGCAATTAGCCGCAGTCGCGAGAATTTAGAACCGTTCGATCATGAATGGCGAATTACTACTCCTTCTGGCAAGTTGAAGTGGCTGCACGGTCGTTCTATACCAGAACGTCGCGATAATGGAGAGACGGTATGGTATGGCATCGTTCAGGATATCAGCGAACGCAAAAAAATTGAAGAAAGGCTACAACAAACACTGCAACAATTGAGTTTTCATATTGAAAATACCCCTTTGGCTACTATCATCTGGGATTCGCAATTTCGGGTGCATCAGTGGTCAAAACAAGCTGAGGCTATCTTTGGTTGGACAGCTGAAGAAGTCTTCGGTAAGATGATGTACGATTGGCAATTTATTTTTGAAGGCGATCGAGAAATTGTCAACCTCAAAGCACAAGAATTACTCAGTGGTAAGTCAGTAGTTTGCATTAATCGGAATTATCGGAAAGATGGTAAGGTGATTGACATTGAATGGTACAGTTCGACTTTGCTGGATGAATTGGGTAATTTGGTATCGATTCTCTCAATAGCACAAGATGTCACGGAACGGAATCGATTAGAACGAGCTTTGCAAGTCTCAGAAGCGAAATTGAGCGATATTTTTAATAGTGTCAATGCCGGAATTATTAGTTATAAATTGTTTGCCGATCGAGATTTTGAATACGAATATTGCTCTAAAGGCTGTGAAATCGTATTTGGTTACACGCAAGCGGAACTGATGGCGAATAAACCGCTCTGGATGTCGCGAGTTCACCCAGAAGATCGAAATATTATTACCGCCGCACTCGATCGCATTTTTTCTCAAGGTTCGGGAACCTGCGACTACCGCTTTTATCACAAAGATGAGAGCCTGCGCTGGCTTTCAGCTAACTATACCGCTCGATATGACGCATCCGCAGATGTTTGGATGACGATCGGAGTCAGCATCGATATTAGCGATCGCAAACGAACAGAACAAGCCTTGAAACAGAGTGAGGAGAAGTATCGCCGCATTGTTGACACAGCCAATGAGGGCATCTGGGTGATTGACGATCGGGGCAATACTACCTTTGTCAATCCTGGGATGGCCCAAATGCTGGGCTACAGTGTCCCAGAAATGATCGGTCAATCAATGTTTGCGTTTATGGATCGAGAGGGACAAGCGATCGCTGCCCATTATTTGGAAGCCCGCCGTCAGGGAATCTCCGAGCAACATGATTTTAAATTTCGTTGCAAAGATGGGTCAGATTTGTGGTGCATCATCGGCACCAACCCCATTTTTGATGAAACTGGGCAATTTATTGGCGCATTGGGCATGATTACCGATATCACCGATCGCAAACTAACACAAGAACTTTTGCAGCACAGGGAATCGACATTGCGGAGTTTCTTCAACAGTGCTGCCATCCCGATGGGTATTGTTGAGCTACACAACGGAGATATTCTCCACATTTCCGATAATTGGGCGGCGGCTCAGTTTTTTGGCAAAACGCTCGAAGGTATGCAAAATCAGTTTGCTAGCAGTCTGGGAGTACCGCCTGCGACGATCGAGCGATGGATGGCCTACTACCAAGAAGCTGCACGGACTCAAGTGCCCGTTCGGTTTGAATATCTTCATACCACTGCTGAGGGTCAACGCTGGTTATCGGGAAGCGTTTGCTCGATCGCAGTCAGCCCCACTGGGTATCCCAGGTTTTCCTACATATTTGAAGATATTACCCATCGCAAACAAGCAGAACAAATGCTGGAGCTTCAAGCTGTCATTACTCGTAATATGGCGGAAGGCATTTGCTTAGTGAGAGCCGATAATGGAATCATTGTCTATGCCAATCCTAAATTTGAGCAGATGTTTGGCTATGACTCTGGAGAACTCAACGGTCAGCACGTTTCGATTGTGAATTATGGCAACGAATCGGTAAGTGCTGAAGATGTCAATCAAGCCATTCGGTCTGTCGTCTTACAAAACGATGAATTCAGCTATGAAGTCCAGAATGTTAAGAAAGATGGGACTCTTTTTTGGTGTAGTGCAACTTGCTCTGTATTCAGGCATTCCGACTACGGCGACGTTCTGGTGGCAGTTCACCAAGATATCACCGTAGCGAAGCGCCTCGAAGAAGTTCGCAAACAAGCAGAAGAAGCTTTGCGACAACAGGCAAACTACGAACATCTGGTCGGACAAATTGTCAATCAGATCAGGCGATCGCTGGATTTAGATGAAATTCTGGCGGTGACGGTGACAGAGGTGCGACAACTCCTCAATGCCGATCGGGTGTTGATTTTTCAACTGCATGAAGATGGTGCGGGCAGTGTTGTGGAAGAATCCGTGTTGCTTGAGTATCCAGTGACTGAGAAAATGTGGTGGTTAGATGAATGTTTGCCATCAGACTGCTATGACTTTTATTGCCAGGGAAAGCCACGCATTGTGTCCGATGTGGCAACAGATGAATGGGGGTCTTGCTTAGTTGAGTTTATGCAGGAAGTTAGTGTCAAGTCGAAAGTTGTCGCTCCCATTGTCCAAACGGTTGAAGGTTCCGATCGATCGAGAGTCTGGGGGCTTTTGATCGCTCACGCTTGTTCCTCTTACCGCCAATGGCAAACTATTGAAGCAGACCTCTTACATCGCGTTACCGATCAGCTAGCGATCGCCATCCAGCAATCCGAACTTTACAGAAAACTGCAAATCGAACTGCACGAACGCAAGCAAACCGAAGCAACTCTGCGAGAAGCGGAAAGACGCTGGCGATTTCTCCTCGACAACGTGCAATTAGTTGTGGTAGGACTCGATCTGGCTGGTGCTGTGAATTACGTGAATCCTTTTTTCTTGAAACTGACTGGGTACACAGAATCAGAAGCTTTGGGTAAGAACTGGTTTGAAACTTTTGTGTTGCCTTCCGAGCGGCAACATCTTCACACTATTTTCTCGGAAATGCTGACATCTAAGCCTCATCCCTACTATCAAAATTTTATCCTCACAAAATCGGGAGAACACCGATTTATCGCTTGGAATAATACCCTGTTAAGAGATTCTGCCGGCCATATTATCGGTACAGTCAGCATTGGCGAAGACATTACGGAACGACAGAAAATCGAGCAGATGAAAAATGAGTTTATTAGTATTGTCAGCCACGAACTCCGCACTCCTCTAACAGCGATTCGAGCATCTTTGGGATTGCTGCAAACTGGAATCTACGAAAAAAAGCCAGACAAATTGAAACGCATGATCGAGATTGCCGCAATTGATAGCGAGCGCTTGGTGCGTTTGGTCAATGATATTCTCGATCTCGAACGGTTAGATTCGGCTCGAGCTGTCCTGGAGAAAACAACCTGCAAGGCGAGCGATTTAATCCGACAAGCTGTAGAGGCAGTGCAAGCGATCGCCGATCGGCAACAGATCGCTTTCGATATCCATCCCACCGATATCGAAGTTTGGGCCGCATCGGATGCGATTGTCCAAACGCTGATCAATCTGTTGAGTAATGCGGTTAAATTCTCGCCTGTCGGTTCTACCATTACTGTAAGTGTCGAACCGCAAATCGATCGGGCCCTGTTCCAAGTTCGCGATCGGGGGCGAGGCATTCCAGCTGATAAGCTGGAAGCTATCTTCGGACGATTTCAGCAAGTGGATGCCTCCGACTCTCGCGATAAAGGCGGAACTGGTTTGGGACTGGCAATTTGCCGCAGTATTATAGAGCGACACGGTGGGCGAATCTGGGCTGAAAGTAGTCTTGGTGCTGGCAGTACATTTTTCTTCACGCTCTCACTACAACAAGAAGCATAA
- a CDS encoding response regulator: protein MMAKKVLIVDDEERLRELVQACLEDLGGWAALTAGSGQEGLQIAQTEAIDAILLDVSMPGMDGFAVYDRLQTNPTTRSIPVILLTAKVLASDRARFAQMGIAGVITKPFDPITITEEVAEILGWKFEY, encoded by the coding sequence ATGATGGCCAAAAAAGTGTTAATCGTAGATGACGAAGAACGACTGCGGGAACTTGTGCAAGCGTGCTTAGAAGATTTGGGAGGATGGGCAGCGCTTACGGCTGGATCGGGCCAGGAAGGGCTACAAATCGCCCAAACAGAAGCCATTGATGCTATTCTCCTAGATGTCTCGATGCCTGGAATGGACGGCTTTGCGGTCTACGATCGACTTCAGACAAATCCGACCACGCGATCGATTCCGGTCATTCTCCTCACGGCCAAAGTCTTAGCAAGCGATCGCGCCCGCTTTGCCCAAATGGGGATAGCAGGAGTAATTACCAAACCTTTTGACCCAATTACAATCACCGAAGAAGTTGCTGAAATCCTGGGCTGGAAATTTGAGTATTAA
- a CDS encoding Hsp20/alpha crystallin family protein, with amino-acid sequence MNTIYWQSMQYLNELTQSIMNYWASLLEDCHQSTLWIGSTEASAIAGITIDETANLLAIKAHLPNIDIKDIHIEVTEETLLIRGKWPATTGVEGYFHPGSFKSLIPFPSPVHPKTVLAEYKDNVLIIRILKQQIITEPKVCVDVIDANLMLPQLHEIEPKATRIETCNTSPSLYAKNNKKR; translated from the coding sequence ATGAACACTATTTATTGGCAATCAATGCAATACTTGAATGAACTAACCCAATCTATCATGAATTATTGGGCTAGTTTGCTGGAAGATTGCCACCAATCAACGCTCTGGATTGGCAGCACAGAAGCATCGGCGATCGCAGGTATTACAATTGACGAAACCGCCAATTTATTGGCGATTAAAGCTCATCTTCCCAATATCGATATTAAAGACATCCATATCGAAGTAACTGAGGAAACGCTTTTAATCAGGGGAAAGTGGCCAGCTACAACAGGAGTAGAAGGTTATTTTCATCCCGGCAGTTTTAAAAGTTTAATTCCTTTTCCTTCTCCAGTTCATCCCAAAACAGTTCTAGCTGAATACAAAGATAACGTTTTGATTATCCGCATACTCAAACAACAGATAATTACAGAACCTAAAGTTTGCGTCGATGTAATCGATGCGAATTTAATGCTTCCGCAATTGCACGAGATAGAGCCAAAAGCAACAAGAATAGAAACCTGCAATACTTCTCCCTCCTTATATGCTAAAAATAACAAAAAACGATAA